The stretch of DNA TGAATTGCGACGTCCACAACTCGTCCTGTCGGTCTCGGTATACCGGTTCGGCGGCGTCTCCGAGCCAGTCTTCATCCTTGATGAGCGCGAGCAGAAAGTCGGTTTCCGCGTACATTTACTGTCCGGCCTCGTCGAGCGCTGCTTCACGTGCTTCTTCACGAAGTTCGTCGGCCGACTTCTTGACATCCGCAAACTCGTCTCTGAGTGCCTCGAGCGGGTCGTCAGCGACCGGAACCAATTTGACTCCGTCTGGAAGCTGCACAACGTGATATCGGTCCCCGTATCGCTCTCGGACCTCCTTCGGGAGCGTGAGACGCCCGCGGTCGTCCAGCGCTACGTCTGACATATCTTGGCGTATGGTGGGCGAAAGTAAAAATGTTCCCCGATATACAGAGAGACCCAT from Natrinema salaciae encodes:
- a CDS encoding AbrB/MazE/SpoVT family DNA-binding domain-containing protein, which encodes MSDVALDDRGRLTLPKEVRERYGDRYHVVQLPDGVKLVPVADDPLEALRDEFADVKKSADELREEAREAALDEAGQ